One region of Planctomycetia bacterium genomic DNA includes:
- the cheB gene encoding chemotaxis response regulator protein-glutamate methylesterase, with protein MRIGIVNDMRAACEALRRVVDSLPGHEVAWTAADGVEAVAMAKRDRPDLILMDLLMPHLDGAQATRQIMATAPCAILVVTATVSGNISLVYDAMGYGALDAVDTPMLGPAGEVSGAGALAEKIGVIAKLVCPGAESRRQPRPAAAAQPPRLLVVGASTGGPKAVADLLLPLPGDWNVAAVIIQHVDVAFAQGLAKWLGDRTGRSVRVAEHGQQPVAGDVLVAGTNDHLVLSKARTLEYREEPREVFFRPSVDVFFESVAEHWPTAGAAVLLTGMGRDGARGLLKLRGRGWHTIAQDEATSVVWSMPKAAVDAGAACEVLPIDRMARVLAARLGA; from the coding sequence ATGAGAATCGGCATCGTCAACGACATGAGGGCCGCCTGCGAGGCGCTGCGCCGCGTGGTGGACAGCCTGCCCGGCCACGAGGTGGCCTGGACGGCCGCCGACGGCGTCGAGGCGGTGGCGATGGCGAAGCGCGACCGGCCCGACCTGATCCTCATGGACCTGCTCATGCCGCACCTCGACGGGGCCCAGGCCACGCGGCAGATCATGGCGACGGCGCCGTGCGCGATCCTGGTCGTCACCGCCACCGTCAGCGGCAACATCTCGCTCGTCTACGACGCCATGGGCTACGGCGCGCTCGACGCGGTCGACACGCCGATGCTCGGGCCGGCGGGCGAAGTCAGCGGGGCCGGCGCCCTCGCCGAGAAGATCGGCGTCATCGCCAAGCTCGTCTGTCCCGGCGCGGAGTCGCGGCGCCAGCCGCGGCCGGCGGCCGCGGCGCAGCCGCCGCGGCTGCTCGTCGTCGGCGCCTCGACCGGCGGCCCGAAGGCGGTGGCCGACCTGCTCCTCCCCCTGCCCGGCGACTGGAACGTGGCCGCCGTGATCATCCAGCACGTCGACGTCGCCTTCGCCCAAGGGCTGGCCAAGTGGCTCGGTGATCGGACAGGCCGGAGCGTCCGCGTCGCCGAGCATGGCCAGCAGCCGGTCGCCGGCGACGTGCTCGTGGCCGGCACCAACGACCACCTCGTGCTCTCGAAGGCGCGAACCCTCGAGTACCGGGAGGAGCCGCGCGAGGTGTTCTTCCGCCCCAGCGTCGACGTGTTCTTCGAGAGCGTAGCGGAGCACTGGCCCACGGCCGGAGCGGCGGTGCTGCTCACCGGCATGGGCCGGGACGGGGCCCGTGGCCTGCTCAAGCTGCGTGGCCGGGGCTGGCACACGATCGCGCAGGACGAGGCCACGAGCGTGGTCTGGAGCATGCCGAAGGCCGCCGTCGATGCCGGCGCCGCCTGCGAGGTGCTGCCGATCGACCGGATGGCGCGGGTCCTCGCCGCCCGGCTCGGGGCCTGA
- the wspE gene encoding hybrid sensor histidine kinase/response regulator encodes MLELFRLEAEGQTAVLSGGVLAIEELQRSPKTIDALMRAAHSLKGAARIVGLDAAVRVAHALEDVFVAAGKGRFHVRPEHADLLLEAIDFLASIAHAENALAADGPWGPRADAIVARLAPLPEGGTAAAAPAATVPTPAAPQPAAPQPATAIPAVDDAPAGDARERPERSLEQTDRVVRVSADSLTRLVGLAGEALVETRQLRPFVDALLQIRGAEADLCDAIGGLDEKLKAAEIAVPAPLAAMLTGIRERAAAGLARIGDYFEDFEAFARRNEDLSNRLHHEVIVSRMRPLADGIRGFPRLVRDLARTLGRQVRFEVHGEQTGVDRDILDKLEAPLSHLIRNAVDHGIESAQDRTAAGKPAQGTIRLEARHRAGMLHIALSDDGRGIDTERLRARAVGRGLVARQVADQLSELELLEFLFLPGFSTKDQVTEISGRGVGLDVVQSMVKAVGGSVRIASQPGRQTVFTLQLPITMSVIRALLVDVGGEPYAFPLTRIDQILFCPHAAIRTVEGRQYFDRDGVSIGLVLAAQILETEAGPPADPMPVVVISDRGQQFGMIVDAFRGERDLEVRPLDPRLGKVRDVNSASLLENGDPVLIVDVEDLVRSIDNVLLGRRLTRVEFERIAEEARRRKRVLVVDDSITVRELERQLLQSRGYAVDVAVDGMDGWNAIRSARYDLVVTDVDMPRMDGIGLVGLVRADPARRDVPIVIVSYKDREEDRLRGLDAGANRYLTKSSFHDETFVDTIVDLIGDPLETQA; translated from the coding sequence ATGCTGGAACTGTTTCGCCTCGAGGCGGAGGGACAGACGGCAGTCCTGTCCGGAGGCGTGCTGGCGATCGAGGAGCTGCAGCGCTCCCCGAAGACGATCGACGCCCTGATGCGGGCCGCCCATTCACTCAAGGGCGCCGCCCGGATCGTCGGCCTCGACGCCGCCGTCCGCGTGGCGCATGCGCTCGAGGACGTGTTCGTGGCGGCCGGCAAGGGGCGGTTTCACGTCCGGCCGGAACATGCGGACCTGCTCCTCGAGGCGATCGACTTCCTCGCCTCGATCGCCCACGCGGAGAACGCTCTCGCCGCCGACGGACCATGGGGGCCACGGGCCGACGCGATCGTCGCCCGGCTCGCACCGTTGCCGGAAGGGGGAACGGCCGCAGCCGCGCCCGCGGCGACGGTCCCGACACCTGCCGCGCCCCAGCCTGCCGCGCCCCAGCCTGCCACCGCGATCCCCGCCGTGGACGACGCCCCGGCCGGGGATGCCCGCGAACGGCCGGAGCGTTCCCTCGAGCAGACCGACCGCGTGGTGCGTGTCTCCGCCGACAGCCTCACGCGGCTCGTCGGCCTCGCCGGCGAAGCGCTCGTCGAGACCCGTCAGCTCCGTCCCTTCGTCGACGCGCTCCTCCAGATCCGCGGCGCGGAGGCCGACCTGTGCGACGCCATCGGCGGCCTCGACGAGAAGCTCAAGGCAGCGGAGATCGCGGTCCCCGCACCGCTCGCCGCCATGCTGACGGGCATTCGTGAACGGGCCGCGGCCGGCCTCGCCCGGATCGGCGATTACTTCGAGGACTTCGAGGCCTTCGCCCGCCGCAACGAGGACCTCTCCAACCGGCTGCATCACGAGGTGATCGTCAGCCGGATGCGGCCGCTGGCTGACGGCATCCGGGGATTTCCCCGGCTCGTCCGCGACCTCGCCCGCACGCTCGGCCGCCAGGTGCGGTTCGAGGTTCACGGCGAGCAGACCGGCGTCGATCGTGACATCCTCGACAAGCTCGAGGCCCCGCTCTCGCACCTCATCCGCAACGCCGTCGATCATGGCATCGAGTCCGCGCAGGATCGCACCGCGGCGGGCAAGCCGGCGCAGGGCACGATCCGCCTCGAGGCCCGCCACCGGGCCGGCATGCTCCACATCGCGCTCAGCGACGACGGCCGCGGCATCGACACGGAGCGGCTCCGGGCCCGGGCCGTGGGCCGCGGGCTGGTGGCCCGCCAGGTGGCCGACCAGCTCTCCGAACTCGAGCTCCTGGAGTTTCTCTTCCTCCCCGGCTTCTCCACCAAGGACCAGGTGACGGAGATCTCCGGCCGCGGCGTCGGGCTCGACGTCGTGCAGAGCATGGTCAAGGCGGTTGGGGGCAGCGTCCGGATCGCGTCGCAGCCGGGCCGGCAGACCGTGTTCACGCTCCAGCTGCCGATCACCATGTCGGTGATCCGGGCCCTGCTGGTGGACGTCGGCGGGGAGCCGTACGCCTTCCCGCTGACGCGGATCGACCAGATCCTGTTCTGCCCCCATGCCGCCATCCGCACCGTCGAGGGACGGCAGTACTTCGATCGCGACGGCGTCTCGATCGGGCTCGTCCTCGCCGCCCAGATCCTCGAGACCGAGGCCGGCCCGCCGGCCGACCCGATGCCGGTGGTGGTGATCAGCGACCGCGGGCAGCAGTTCGGAATGATCGTCGACGCCTTCCGGGGGGAGCGCGACCTCGAGGTCCGGCCGCTCGACCCGCGGCTGGGCAAGGTACGCGACGTCAACAGCGCGTCGCTCCTCGAGAACGGCGACCCGGTGCTGATCGTGGACGTCGAGGATCTCGTGCGCTCGATCGACAACGTGCTCCTCGGCCGGCGGCTGACCCGGGTGGAGTTCGAGCGGATCGCCGAGGAGGCCCGGCGCCGGAAGCGGGTGCTCGTGGTCGACGACTCGATCACGGTCCGGGAGCTGGAGCGACAACTCCTCCAGTCGCGGGGCTACGCCGTGGACGTGGCCGTGGACGGCATGGACGGCTGGAACGCGATTCGCTCCGCCCGCTACGACCTCGTCGTCACCGACGTCGACATGCCGCGGATGGACGGCATCGGCCTCGTCGGCCTGGTGCGGGCCGACCCCGCCCGCCGCGACGTGCCGATCGTGATCGTCTCGTACAAGGACCGGGAGGAGGACCGGCTGCGCGGCCTCGACGCCGGGGCGAACCGCTACCTGACGAAGAGCAGTTTCCACGACGAGACGTTCGTCGATACGATCGTCGACCTGATCGGCGATCCGCTGGAGACCCAGGCATGA
- a CDS encoding chew domain protein yields the protein MTLPLPDPAPRRLADEVRQPMPECWRIVGVSGDRTCPELATVIHCRNCPVLTEAARTFFERTAPPGYLDGWRAILEEPAAPAASDALSVLVFRVGGEWLALSTPVLVEVTTGRALHRLPHRSATVLAGLVNIRGQIQLCGSLHGLLGLAGGPARSGTGEADASTARLLVVERAAATAERWVLGVDEVAGVQRIPRDALRQVPSTVGHAGSRCSSALFDWQDRTVALIDEPRLFDALRAAVAE from the coding sequence ATGACGCTGCCGCTGCCCGATCCGGCGCCGCGCCGCCTTGCCGACGAGGTGCGGCAGCCGATGCCCGAATGCTGGCGGATCGTCGGCGTGTCCGGCGACCGCACCTGCCCGGAACTGGCGACGGTGATCCACTGCCGCAACTGCCCGGTTCTCACCGAGGCCGCCCGGACGTTCTTCGAGCGCACCGCCCCCCCCGGCTACCTCGATGGCTGGCGGGCGATCCTCGAGGAGCCGGCCGCGCCGGCCGCCAGCGACGCCCTGAGCGTGCTGGTGTTCCGGGTGGGGGGTGAATGGCTGGCCCTGTCGACGCCGGTGCTCGTCGAGGTGACCACCGGCCGGGCCCTCCATCGACTGCCCCACCGGTCCGCCACCGTGCTCGCCGGACTGGTCAACATCCGCGGCCAGATCCAGCTCTGCGGCTCGCTGCACGGCCTCCTCGGGCTCGCCGGCGGGCCGGCCCGCTCCGGCACCGGCGAGGCCGACGCTTCGACGGCCCGGCTGCTCGTCGTCGAGCGGGCCGCGGCGACCGCGGAACGCTGGGTGCTGGGCGTGGACGAGGTCGCCGGCGTGCAGCGGATCCCGCGGGACGCCCTGCGGCAGGTCCCGAGCACCGTGGGGCACGCCGGATCCCGCTGCTCGTCGGCGCTCTTTGACTGGCAGGACAGGACCGTCGCCCTGATCGACGAGCCGAGGCTGTTCGACGCGTTGCGGGCCGCCGTGGCGGAATGA
- a CDS encoding chemotaxis protein CheR — protein MMARPRNLPASAPGAADPGAAVEPILRRWLGLDAQAIGLPSLRRAAESRMAAVGQADAAAYADLVARSPAERDLLVEEVVVGESWFFRDPQVFEYVAGSATARAAVPGRGPVRILCIPCAGGEEPYSVAMALLDAGLEPCQFVIDAVDVSHAALIRAARGSYSLNAFRNADLSFRDRWFTVGATRSVVADRIRGCVALSWGNVLEPDFCAGRPAYDIIFCRNLLIYLTAEARRRVEETVDRLLVADGILVLGAAEPPILRGAWLPAGAASVFALRRGPRPAAAPAPAPAAAPPAAGSSRVAGQRPPAAAIRPSGPPPGAPVGATAADAQPDDLPTVLRRAGEIANAGRHAESIAYCEEARTRLPPSADLFFLLGMLHQAVGALDSAESCLHKTLYLDANHEEAFLALALLAAQRGDPRMAETYRQSAGRVLARKAGP, from the coding sequence ATGATGGCCAGGCCGCGGAATCTTCCCGCGTCGGCCCCCGGCGCGGCCGATCCCGGCGCCGCGGTCGAGCCGATCCTGCGGCGCTGGCTCGGACTCGACGCGCAGGCGATCGGGCTGCCGTCGCTGCGTCGCGCCGCGGAGTCGCGCATGGCCGCCGTCGGCCAGGCCGATGCCGCCGCCTACGCCGACCTGGTCGCCCGCTCCCCGGCGGAGCGCGACCTGCTGGTCGAGGAGGTTGTGGTCGGGGAAAGCTGGTTCTTCCGCGACCCGCAGGTGTTCGAGTACGTGGCCGGTTCCGCCACGGCGCGGGCCGCGGTTCCGGGCCGCGGGCCGGTCCGCATCCTCTGCATACCCTGCGCCGGTGGCGAGGAGCCCTACTCCGTGGCCATGGCCTTACTCGACGCGGGCCTCGAGCCTTGCCAGTTCGTCATCGATGCCGTCGACGTGAGCCACGCGGCGCTGATCCGGGCGGCCCGCGGCAGCTACTCGCTCAACGCGTTCCGCAACGCCGACCTCTCCTTTCGCGACCGCTGGTTCACGGTCGGCGCGACCCGCAGCGTCGTCGCCGACCGGATCCGCGGCTGCGTCGCCTTGTCGTGGGGCAACGTCTTGGAGCCCGATTTCTGTGCCGGCCGGCCGGCCTACGACATCATCTTCTGCCGCAACCTGCTCATCTACCTGACCGCGGAGGCCCGGCGCCGGGTAGAGGAGACCGTCGACCGGCTGCTCGTCGCGGACGGCATCCTCGTCCTCGGCGCGGCGGAGCCCCCGATCCTCCGCGGCGCCTGGCTGCCGGCCGGCGCGGCCTCGGTGTTCGCACTGCGGCGCGGCCCGCGGCCGGCAGCCGCGCCAGCGCCGGCTCCCGCGGCGGCGCCGCCGGCAGCCGGTTCGTCCCGCGTGGCCGGACAGCGTCCGCCTGCCGCGGCCATTCGTCCGAGCGGCCCGCCACCGGGCGCACCGGTCGGGGCCACGGCGGCGGACGCGCAGCCCGACGACCTGCCGACGGTGCTTCGTCGGGCCGGTGAAATCGCCAACGCGGGCCGGCATGCGGAGTCGATCGCATACTGCGAGGAGGCCCGGACCCGGCTCCCGCCGTCGGCCGACCTGTTCTTCCTCCTCGGCATGCTCCATCAGGCCGTCGGCGCCCTCGACAGCGCGGAGAGCTGCCTGCACAAGACCCTGTATCTCGACGCGAACCACGAGGAAGCGTTCCTCGCGCTGGCGCTCCTCGCCGCGCAGCGCGGTGACCCGCGCATGGCCGAGACCTACCGGCAGTCGGCCGGCCGGGTGCTCGCCAGGAAGGCCGGGCCATGA
- a CDS encoding chemotaxis protein CheW, with the protein MQLLTFTVAGQTYAIESRRVVEVLPLVPARPIPRTPHFVRGIFTYRGRLVPLIDLGLRLADAAPVERLSTRVIVVHYHPAAAPASPPALLGLVAEHVVSICSSEQADVVAPAFAIPDAGFLGRLLRIRGRTIQVIEADQLLPATLAAGLFPAPTAEPAS; encoded by the coding sequence ATGCAACTCCTCACCTTCACCGTCGCCGGTCAGACCTACGCGATCGAGTCGCGCCGGGTGGTGGAGGTGCTCCCCCTCGTGCCCGCCCGGCCGATCCCGCGCACGCCCCACTTCGTCCGCGGCATCTTCACGTACCGGGGCCGGCTGGTGCCGCTCATCGATCTCGGGCTGCGGCTCGCGGATGCGGCCCCCGTCGAGCGGCTCAGCACCCGGGTGATCGTCGTCCACTATCACCCCGCCGCAGCCCCGGCTTCTCCTCCGGCCCTGCTTGGCCTCGTGGCGGAGCACGTGGTTTCGATCTGCTCGAGCGAGCAGGCCGACGTGGTCGCCCCGGCGTTCGCCATCCCGGACGCCGGCTTCCTCGGCAGGCTGCTCCGCATCCGCGGCCGCACGATCCAGGTGATCGAAGCCGACCAGCTGCTGCCGGCGACGCTCGCCGCGGGGCTGTTTCCCGCGCCCACGGCGGAGCCCGCGTCATGA
- a CDS encoding urea ABC transporter substrate-binding protein: MHAPAPTTADLAPAALPDAARNRWLILGACAAAIGLGWLLVEWCILDRRPIVVGLLHSQTGSMAVSELSMIDAEIMALEEINAAGGLLGRPVTWVVADGGSDGPTFAREAERLIRDAGVSVIFGCWTSASRKSVLPVVESAGHLLVYPMAYEGMEQSPNVVYTGAAPNQQITPAVQWCHDTLDARRFFLVGSDYIWPHCVNAIATDQIRGFGAEVVGEDYVPFGSLPQDVLARQVDEVVQRIVAAKPDVILSSVVGDSAAALARSLRAAGIRPDRTPLVTFSMAEDELRHGLAPDMAGHYAAWCYFQSLDRAKNQEFVRRFKARYSGDRVTSDVIATAYTSVQLWAQAVREAGTDEVRQVRNALRHQSLDAAEGIIAIDPETRHAWRPVFIGRIRADGQFDIVWPTTNAARAAAIRPVPFPISRSRSEWERFVADLHQTWGGRWANPATGGVPPPGGGASR, from the coding sequence ATGCACGCTCCGGCTCCCACCACCGCTGACCTCGCGCCGGCCGCGCTGCCGGACGCGGCCCGCAACCGCTGGCTGATTCTCGGCGCCTGCGCGGCTGCCATCGGGCTCGGCTGGCTGCTCGTCGAGTGGTGCATCCTCGACCGGCGGCCGATCGTGGTCGGGCTGCTGCATTCGCAGACCGGTTCGATGGCCGTCAGCGAGCTATCGATGATCGACGCCGAGATCATGGCCCTGGAGGAGATCAACGCCGCCGGCGGCCTCCTCGGCCGTCCGGTCACGTGGGTCGTCGCCGACGGCGGCTCCGACGGCCCGACCTTCGCCCGTGAGGCGGAGCGGCTGATCCGCGACGCGGGCGTGTCGGTGATCTTCGGCTGCTGGACGAGCGCCAGCCGCAAGAGCGTGCTTCCCGTCGTCGAGTCGGCCGGCCACCTGCTCGTCTACCCGATGGCCTACGAGGGGATGGAACAGTCGCCGAACGTGGTCTACACAGGGGCGGCGCCGAACCAGCAGATCACTCCCGCCGTGCAGTGGTGCCACGACACCCTCGACGCCCGCCGCTTCTTCCTCGTCGGGTCGGACTACATCTGGCCCCATTGCGTCAACGCCATCGCGACCGACCAGATCCGCGGCTTCGGCGCCGAGGTGGTGGGCGAGGACTACGTCCCGTTCGGGAGCCTGCCGCAGGATGTCCTCGCCCGGCAGGTCGACGAGGTCGTCCAACGCATCGTCGCCGCGAAGCCGGACGTGATCCTGAGTTCGGTCGTCGGCGATTCCGCGGCCGCCCTGGCCCGTTCCCTGCGGGCGGCCGGGATCCGCCCCGACCGCACCCCGCTCGTGACCTTCTCGATGGCCGAGGACGAACTGCGGCACGGCCTGGCCCCGGACATGGCGGGGCATTACGCCGCCTGGTGCTACTTCCAGTCGCTCGACCGGGCGAAGAACCAGGAGTTCGTACGCCGCTTCAAGGCCCGCTATTCCGGCGACCGTGTGACCTCCGACGTGATCGCGACCGCCTACACCAGCGTGCAGCTCTGGGCCCAGGCGGTTCGCGAGGCGGGGACGGACGAGGTGCGTCAGGTTCGCAACGCCCTCCGGCACCAGAGCCTCGACGCCGCCGAGGGAATCATCGCCATCGACCCCGAGACGCGGCATGCCTGGCGGCCGGTGTTCATCGGCCGGATCCGCGCCGACGGCCAGTTCGACATCGTCTGGCCGACGACCAACGCCGCGCGGGCGGCCGCGATCCGCCCGGTGCCGTTTCCGATCTCGCGGTCGCGGTCGGAATGGGAACGGTTCGTGGCCGATCTGCACCAGACGTGGGGAGGACGCTGGGCCAACCCGGCCACCGGCGGCGTGCCGCCGCCCGGTGGAGGAGCGTCGCGATGA
- the lpxA gene encoding acyl-[acyl-carrier-protein]--UDP-N-acetylglucosamine O-acyltransferase gives MSIHALAAVSPGARLGVGVTVGPFATIEADVVLGDFCTVASGATIKSGVTAGCHNEFGEHAVIGGAPQHVARPRDVGRVVIGDHNCFREHVTVHRALKPGTTTTIGSHNYAMAASHFGHDSTVGSNCIFANAALLGGHVTVEDRAFVSGAVAIHQFCRIGRLAMVGGHARVVQDVPPFMLLDGQSGCIVGLNVVGLRRSGHSAGEVADLKAAYRVIYRRGLPWREVLDALQAEFSAPTVAHLRAFLSGGSRGFAQERRAPPAATLRLRVPDEEQAVPALRARAG, from the coding sequence GTGAGCATCCACGCGTTGGCGGCAGTCAGTCCCGGGGCGCGGCTCGGCGTCGGTGTGACGGTCGGTCCGTTCGCCACGATCGAGGCGGACGTCGTGCTCGGCGACTTCTGCACCGTCGCCAGCGGGGCGACGATCAAGTCCGGGGTCACGGCCGGGTGTCACAACGAATTCGGCGAGCACGCGGTGATCGGCGGTGCGCCGCAGCATGTCGCCCGGCCGCGCGACGTCGGTCGCGTGGTGATCGGCGACCACAACTGCTTCCGGGAGCACGTCACGGTGCATCGCGCCCTCAAGCCGGGCACGACGACGACGATCGGGTCCCACAACTACGCCATGGCGGCGAGCCACTTCGGACACGATTCCACGGTCGGCAGCAACTGCATCTTCGCCAACGCGGCCCTCCTCGGCGGCCACGTGACGGTGGAGGATCGGGCCTTCGTCTCCGGCGCGGTGGCAATCCACCAGTTCTGCCGCATCGGCCGGCTGGCCATGGTCGGCGGACACGCTCGGGTGGTGCAGGACGTGCCGCCGTTCATGCTGCTCGACGGGCAAAGCGGCTGCATCGTCGGGCTCAACGTGGTCGGGCTGCGGCGCTCGGGGCATAGCGCCGGGGAGGTGGCCGACCTGAAGGCCGCCTATCGTGTCATCTACCGCCGCGGCCTGCCGTGGCGCGAGGTCCTCGACGCCCTGCAGGCCGAGTTCTCCGCGCCCACCGTGGCCCATCTGCGCGCATTCCTCTCCGGGGGCAGCCGCGGATTCGCGCAGGAGCGCCGGGCGCCGCCGGCCGCCACACTCAGGCTGCGGGTGCCGGACGAGGAACAGGCCGTACCCGCGCTGCGGGCCCGGGCCGGCTGA
- a CDS encoding HTTM domain-containing protein, with translation MKVARRHPDGSCPIAPAAQGGAWLRRRIRCAAWLRRRFAVDLRSLAAFRIAAGTILVVDALLRVRDFPLMFTTDGIFPLAPLRQTWGADPAVWSLAFLVDHAWCGGLVLAVQGLAGLCLACGWRTRAATIVAWAAQLSVMRRTLPATNAGDAWLGTLLFWSMFLPLGAVWSADAARRGAAGRAGSRTFSSASIALVLQVLVVYLAAGLAKLNDTWLTGEAIGRALSIHDHGTSFGTWLAGAGWLLRPLTWGVLGIELLLPALYLLFPRPRLRVAVACCFILFHLAIQATMSVGLFAAIGITAWLALLPGAVWQTPAAADADPDPGRLPPLAAAACGLLLGCASIGFLHGVTPWQSRPLPAVVGVPLALCGLVQEWGMFGVVSPTEQWIQAPALLSDGRRVDLLRNGAPVGADRPGGGFGSLPHHRWHKLAWLLPRPRFRLLAPHVAAALARDWNARHGADSRVESLEIRFVVEGIAAHAGQRHEQLLATWPDRGTEGRGNLDRFLDDAGSGPAAAR, from the coding sequence GTGAAAGTCGCCCGGCGCCACCCCGACGGATCGTGCCCGATCGCACCGGCCGCCCAGGGCGGCGCGTGGCTGCGCCGCCGGATTCGGTGCGCCGCGTGGCTGCGCCGCCGGTTCGCGGTCGACCTGCGGAGCCTGGCCGCTTTTCGCATCGCCGCCGGCACCATCCTCGTCGTCGACGCCCTGCTGCGCGTCCGCGACTTCCCGCTCATGTTCACGACGGACGGCATCTTTCCTCTCGCACCCCTGCGGCAGACGTGGGGCGCGGATCCGGCGGTCTGGTCGCTGGCCTTTCTCGTCGATCACGCCTGGTGCGGCGGCCTCGTCCTCGCGGTGCAGGGGCTCGCCGGCCTGTGCCTGGCCTGCGGCTGGCGGACGCGGGCGGCGACGATCGTGGCCTGGGCGGCCCAGCTCAGCGTGATGCGCCGGACGCTGCCCGCGACGAACGCCGGCGATGCCTGGCTGGGGACGCTGCTCTTCTGGTCGATGTTCCTGCCACTGGGCGCGGTCTGGTCGGCCGACGCAGCTCGCCGCGGCGCGGCCGGTCGCGCGGGGTCGCGAACGTTCTCCAGCGCCTCGATCGCGCTCGTCCTCCAAGTGCTCGTCGTGTACCTCGCCGCGGGTCTCGCCAAGCTCAACGACACCTGGCTGACGGGGGAGGCGATCGGCCGCGCGCTCTCCATCCACGACCACGGCACGTCCTTCGGCACGTGGCTGGCCGGCGCCGGCTGGCTGCTGCGACCCCTCACCTGGGGCGTGCTCGGAATCGAGCTCCTGCTGCCGGCGCTGTACCTGCTCTTCCCCCGGCCCCGCCTGCGCGTGGCGGTCGCCTGCTGCTTCATCCTCTTTCACCTCGCCATCCAGGCCACCATGTCGGTGGGCCTGTTCGCGGCCATCGGCATCACGGCCTGGCTGGCGCTGCTCCCCGGCGCCGTCTGGCAGACACCGGCAGCGGCGGACGCGGACCCCGATCCGGGCCGGCTGCCCCCGCTGGCCGCCGCGGCCTGCGGCCTCCTGCTCGGCTGCGCGTCGATCGGTTTCCTGCATGGCGTAACCCCCTGGCAGTCGCGGCCGCTGCCCGCGGTCGTCGGCGTGCCGCTGGCCCTCTGCGGACTCGTTCAGGAGTGGGGCATGTTCGGCGTCGTCTCTCCGACCGAGCAGTGGATCCAGGCGCCCGCCCTGCTCAGCGACGGCCGCCGGGTCGATCTGCTGCGCAACGGCGCGCCCGTCGGCGCGGACCGCCCCGGGGGTGGATTCGGCTCGCTGCCCCACCATCGCTGGCACAAGCTGGCATGGCTGCTGCCGCGGCCGCGGTTCCGCCTCCTGGCGCCCCACGTCGCCGCGGCGCTGGCCCGCGACTGGAATGCGCGGCACGGCGCCGACTCCCGCGTCGAGTCGCTGGAAATTCGCTTCGTCGTCGAGGGCATCGCGGCGCACGCCGGACAGCGGCACGAGCAGCTGCTGGCCACATGGCCCGACCGCGGCACGGAGGGGAGAGGAAACCTCGACCGATTCCTCGACGACGCGGGGAGCGGCCCGGCAGCCGCACGCTAG